The Rhododendron vialii isolate Sample 1 chromosome 8a, ASM3025357v1 genome has a window encoding:
- the LOC131298607 gene encoding uncharacterized protein LOC131298607: MVNRRSGIGYEHGENSGANPDLAQIMQAFIAALNANRQNHPHNDGPMTRTQAMNEFCKRRPSTFLGDTNPVMAETWLNEIKMILRTLRITQDGDCVALATYQLKGEARYWWDLMEATHDVNTMTLAEFETLFLDKYFPTPLRLAKEQEFLNLK; encoded by the coding sequence atggtgaaccgacgcagtggaATAGGGTACGAACACGGAGAAAACTCTGGAGCGAACCCCGACTtagcccaaatcatgcaagcgttcattGCTGCCCTGAACGCTAACCGTCAGAACCATCCCCATAACGACGGACCCATGACTCGAACTCAAGCAATGAATgagttctgcaaacgccgacctTCGACCTTCCTTGGAGACACCAACCCTGTCATGGCCGAGACATGGCTGAATGAGATCAAGATGATCCTCCGAACCCTAAGGATCACCCAGGACGGAGACTgtgtggccttggccacataccaattgaagggagaagcccgctactgGTGGGACTTGATGGAAGCAACCCATGACGTTAACACCATGACCCTTGCCGAGTTCGAGACCCTGTTTCTTGACAAGTATTTTCCCACACCTCTCCGCTTAGCCAAAGAACAGGAGTTTCTGAACCTGAAATAA